GTGGGCGTCGACATCGTCGCCGGTGCGGCCGTCGTCGAACCCGACCGCGTGCGCGAGGCGATCCGGCAGGGCGCGTGCGGTACCGACTTACACGACGCCGGCGTAGCGAAGGTATACGCAGTCGACGGACGCCCGCGCGGCGTGCGACTCGACGCGACGGACGACCGATCAGCCGATCGCCGTGACGAACGGACGGCGACGGACCGGTCACGACGTCCGGAGGACACCAACCCATGACAGAATCCAGCTGGAGCGTACCCGAAACCGAAGTCGTACAGCGCGTCCACGAGCAACTCGAGGCGGACGGCGACGGCACCGACGTCCTCGCGACGATCGTCGCCGTCGAGGGCAACGCCTACCGCCGCCCGGGCGCGAAGATGCTGCTCGACGCCGCGGGGACGGGCGTCGGCGCGATCACCGCCGGCTGTCTCGAGGACGAACTGCTCCGGGCCGCCGAGACGGTCCGCGAGTCCGGCCGACCCGAACTCGTCACCTACGATCTGATGGACGATGACGACGACGTCTGGGGACTCGGCGTCGGCTGTAACGGCATCATCGACGTCTTACTCGAGCCGCTGACCGAGGCCTACCGACCGGCCGTCGAGGCGTTCGACGAGGGCCAAGACGTCGCCGTCTGTACCGTCATCGAGGGCAACGGCTCCCTCACTCGCGGCGACCGTGCGTACTATCACCCCGACACGGACCGGTTCGAGACGCCCGAGGCCGACGCTGGCTCGATCGACGAGTGGCCCGTCGGGACGCTCGCTGAGCCCGCAGCCGACCTCGCCGCGCGCGGCAAGGCGGCCACGCTCGAGGTCGACCACGAGGGACGGACGCTCGAGCTCTTCGTCGACGGGCTCGCCGCCCCGCCGGAACTCGTGGTCTTCGGGACGGGTCACGACGTCGGCCCAGTCACGGAACTCGCGGCCAGGAACGACTTCCGGGTGACGGTCGTGGGCTTTCGCGGCGGGGTCGACCTCGAGGAGCGATTCCCCGACGCCGACCGGACCGTCACGACCTCGCCGCGCTCGCTCGCTGACGATCTCGAACTCGGCGAGCGAACTTACGCGGTCGTCATGACCCACAACTTCGTCGACGACCGGCTGACGGTCGAGACCTTGCTCGAGACCGAGGTCCCCTACGTCGGACTGATGGGACCCCGCGAGCGCTTCGAGGAGATGCTCGAGGAGTTCGCGGCCGAAGGGCGGACGTTCGACGAGGCCGACCTCGAGACGCTGTACACGCCGATCGGGCTCGACCTCGGGAGCGGCTCGCCGTACGGCATCGCCCACAGTATCGTCGCCGAACTCCTCGCTGTGCACAACGACCGGGTGCCACGTCACCTCTCCTCGCGAGAGGGACACATCCACGAACGCGTCGAACTCGAGGTCGAAGCCGGCGAGTAATTCGGCTTCGACTGGCGGCCGCGACGAACTGCTCACGGTATGTGATCCCGTCTATCGAGCGCGAATTCAGTGCTCGTGCCCGTGGATATGTCCGTCTTCGTGACCGTGGTCCCCTTCGACCCACTCCGACGCGTCACGATCGCCGTCGGTGAACGCCCGCGTGCGTTCGCTCAGCGCGCCGGCCTCGAGGACGGCGTCCTCGACGAGGAGGCGCTCGAGCGCGGCGAGCCACCCCCGGTAGTAGCGGTCCTCGGCGGCCTCGGCGTCGCCGGAGGTCGTTCTCTCGGCTCGCTCGAGCTCCTCGACGAGGCGTTCCTGGAATCGGGGCCACTCGTAGGTTCCGTCCTCGGAGAGGGCAACGGCGACGGCGAACGCGCGGGCCTGCCAGGGCGCGTGGAACGTCGGCGGCTCGTCGCCCTCGCCCTCGAGCTCGAGTGCGGCGAGTGCGTCTGCGTCGGATTCGTTGGCGACCATTTCAGGCGCCCTCGCCGAGCCGTTCGACGCCGATCATGGCGTCCCTGGTTACGAGTTCGACCAGCTCTTCTTCGCCCAGGTCGTCGGTGCCGGGCGGCCGCTGGGGGAGCACCATGTACCGGAGCTCGGAGGTGCTGTCGTGGACGTGTATCTCGACGTCCCCGGGCAGGTCGACGTCGAACTCCTCGCGAAGCATTCGTCGGGGCGTCTTGACCGCTCTCGAGCGGTACTCGGGCGTCTTGTACCACGTCGGCGGCAGCCCCAGCAGCGCCCACGGGTAACACGAACAGAGCGTGCAGACGACGAGGTGGTGCTTGTCGGCCGAATTCGCGACGACCTCGACGTCGATCGCGTCGCTATCCACGTCGACGACGGCCGACGCGGCGGCCATCGCGTCCTCGAGCAGCCACTCACGGTAGTCGGGGTCGGTCCACGCCCGGGCGACGACGCGGGCACCGTTCAGCGGCCCGATTTCGTCTTCGTACGTGGCGATGATCCGGTCGACGGCGTCGCTCGAGAGCAACTCCTCCTCGACCAGCAGCGACTGGAGGGCGCGCGCCCGCGACTGCGGGTCGTGCTCGCTCGCGTGCTCGTCGACGTCGAACGCGTCTGTGTCGTCCATGAGAGTCCCTGTTCGCCGACTCAATTAGTCGTGTCGGCGGGCTCGAGGTACGACTCCCAGAGGTCGAGGGTGACCTCGAGGCCGGGTTCGGCCGACTCGCCCCACAGCTCCTCGCCGTCGAAGGCGACCTGGTAGAGCGGCTCGCCCTCGTCTCGGCCGTGAGCTCGCGCGTCGGGGAGGACGTGAGTGCCGCGGTCGGCGACGATTTCGCCCCGGGCACGCCTGACGTACCGCGGGCAGCGGGTGTGTCCCTCGGGATGGTCGTTGCGGACGACGACCGCGTCGCCGACCGCGAACGCCGGCTCCGCGGTCGACGCGTCGGAGTCGTAGGCGTCAGCGACGCCGGCTTTCAACTCGCCGAGCAGGTCGGGGTCCTCGCGTTCGGGAACGCTCGCCTCCCCCGCTTCGAACGCCTCGGTCAGGGCCGCGAAGTCGTCGGGATCGATCGCGTCGTTCTCGAGCAGCAGCCGGGTGAGTGCGGTCACCCACCGGTCGTAGTAGCTCGACTCGAGGTACAGCTGAGGCGGCATCCGTTCGATGCTGTGGCGGAACTCGTCGATCGAGGCGAAGCCGTTCCCGAGCGTCGCGACGAACGCCGCGTACGTCTCCCCTTCCCAGCGTTCGTGGAAGGTTTCCTCCTCGCCGTCGTCGTATGGGATCGGCCCGAACCCGTCCATCCCGGCGACGTCGTGTATGCCGTCCATAGCCACCCCACGGACGCGACCCTCAAGGCCGTTTCCGTGATCGGCTCGTGCGGTCAGCTGGCTCCGAATGGTCTGCGATCCGAACTGTTCGGAAGCGAGGGCTTTTGCACCTCGCCCGAAAACGACGACCCAATGGAGCCCGATCCACCGCCGGAGGCTGCCGGGACCGTCACCGAGGACGCGACCCGCCACGAGGGAGGGACCGAACTCGAGCGGACGATCGGGCTCACCGGCGGCCTCGCGATCGGCGTCGGGACGATGATCGGCGCCGGGATCTTCGTCTTCCCGGGACTGGCCGCGGGGGAGGCGGGGCCGGCCGCCGCGGTGTCGTTCGCGATCGGCGCGGTCGTCGCGTTGCTGGTGGCGCTCCCGACCTCGGAACTGGCGACGGCGATGCCGAAAAGCGGCGGCGGCTACTACTTCATCTCCCGCGGGATGGGCGCGGTCTTCGGGGCGATCGTCGGCATCAGCCTCTGGCTCGGCCTCGTCTTCGCGTCGGCCTTTTACCTCGTCGGGCTGGGCGAGTACGCGGTGGCGACCCTCGCGGAAGCCGGCGTTCCGGTCGGCGGCGGCTCGCTGGTCGTCCTCCTCGGGATCGCCGTCGGCGTCGGGCTGACGGCGATGAGCATCGGCGGGACGGAGAACACGGCGACGCTCCAGAACGTCGTCGTTGCCGTCTTGCTGCTGTTGCTGAGCGTCTTCCTCCTCTACGGCCTCCTCGACGCCGTCGGCGTCTTCGGAACCGAGACGGTTCCCGAGCAGTTCGCCCCGCAGGGGTACTTCCCGATCCTGACGACGGCCGCACTCGTGTTCACCTCCTACCTCGGGTTCGCCCAGGTCGCGACCGTCGCCGGCGAGATCACCGATCCCGGCCGGAACCTGCCGCTGGCGATGGTCGGCTCGGTCCTCCTCGTCGGCGGCTTCTACGTCCTCACCATCTTCGTCGCCACCAGCGCGATCGGCAGCGACGCGCTCGAGGCCGCCGGTGAGACCGCCATCGTCGAGGTCGCCCGCGAGTTCTTCGGGCTCCCCGGCGCGGTCGCCATCCTCTTTGCCGGCCTGCTCGCGACGCTCTCGAGCGCGAACGCGTCGATTCTGTCGGCCTCCCGGGCGCTGTACGCCATCAGCCGCGACGCGATCGTCCCGCCGGGGGCGAGCCGGATCAACTTACGCTACGGCACCCCACACGTCGCGCTGGCGCTGGTCGGCGGCCCCGTCATCGTCCTCGTCGGCACCGGGCAGACGGAGCTGCTCGCCGAGGTCGCCTCCTTTCTCCACCTCGTGATGTACGGGCTGATCTGCGTGGCGCTGCTCGTCATCCGCCGCGAGGACCCCGACTGGTACGAGCCCGACTTCACCGTTCCGGGTTATCCGATCGTTCCGATCGTCGGCGCGCTCTCGAGTTTCGGCCTGATCGCGTTCATGCAGCCGACCTCACAGGTCGTCGGATTTCTGGTCATGGTCGGCGCCCTCGGCTGGTACGCCTATTACGCTCGAGACGTTCGTCTCAAGGGAGGGTTCACCGATGACTGACGTCTCACCCCACCGCGTGCTCGTCCCCGTCGAGATCCTCCGCGGGGAGGCTATCCCTGAGGCGCTCGTCGACGCGCTCGCGTCGGTTCCCGTCGTCCTGCTCGGCTACCACGAGGTTCCCGAACAGACCGCGCCCGGGCAGGCGCGCATGCAGTTCGAGGAGAAAGCCCAGCTCGAGCTCGAGACGCTCGTGGGGGCGTTCGAGGACGCCGGTGGGGCGGTCGCGACCCGGCTCGTCTTCACCCACGACCCGATGAAGACGTTCGAACGCGTCGCCGTCGAACTCGAGTGTGACGCCGTCTGCTTGCTCAACCCGGCGCCGACGCTCGAGCGCGTCCTCGTCCCCGTCAGGGGCGACGTCAACGTCACCCACATCGCCGAACTCGTCGGCGCGGTCCTCGCCGGCGGCGACGCCGACGTCACGCTCTTTCACGTCGCGTTCGAGGACGACGAGCGAGCAGACGGGGAGACGCTCCTCGAGTCGGCTACCGCAACGCTGCTCGAGGCGGGCGTCGCCGCCGACCGGATCTTGGAGACGGTGGTCGTCGACGACGACCCGCTCGAGACCATCGTCGAGGTGGCCGACGATCACGACCTCGTCGTCGTCGGCGAGAGTCGTCCCTCCATCCGCGACCGAATCTTCGGCGACCCCTCGGAGACCATCGCCGCACAGACGATCAGCCCGGTGCTCGTCGTGCGTCGGCCCTACCTCGAGATGAGCGAGGACGAACGCGAGGAACGCACCGAGGAACTCGAGGAGACGGCCGACGAGTTCGAAACCGGCGGGAGGTGATCCGCCTGCGAACACGACGGGTGATCGGCCCTCGAGCACGAGAGCTGATCGGTCGACGAGCCGGCCGGTGCGTGGAGACGGCGACGTAAGGAGGTCGAAGCTATTTACCGCCGTCGCCCGAATCTCAGCACCGAGATGTACCAGCACGTTCTCGTTCCGACCGACGGCAGCGACGGGACCCGACAGGCCGTCGTCCACGGCGCGACGATCGCTCAGCGGTTCGACTCGACGCTGCACGCGATCTCGATCGTTCCCGAGGGCCCCTATGGCACGCTCGAAGGCGAAGAAGGGGAGGCCGAACGCGACGCCGAACTGGCGGTCGAGCAGGTCGAGACCGAGGCGAGCCGAAAAGGCGTCGAGACCGTCACCGAGGTCCGGCGCGGGGTCCCCGACGAGGAGATCCTCTCGTACGCCGATGACCACGAGATCGACATGATCGTGATGGGTACTCACGGGCGGACGGGCCTCGACCGCGTCATCGTCGGCAGCGTCACCGAGACGATCGTCCGCAAGGCCGAAGTTCCGGTGGTCACCGTCCGCGTGAAAGGACAGATAACCGTTCCGGAGGCCGACGACGCCGCCGAACTCGCCCTCGAGGTGCTCGCGGAGGAGGGTTACGAGGACGCCTCCGTCGAGGACGAGCCCCACCGAACGAGCGGCTCGTGGATCGTCCCCACCGAGACGGACGACGGCCGAATCCACGTCCACGTCGACGCGCTCTCCGGCGAGACTCGACTCGCGCGGCTCGATCAGTGATCAGACCGGCGTCCTGAGCGCCCAGCTGTCGGTCGTCGGCTCGAGCCGGCTCGGCTCCCGGCCGCGGTGCTCGAGCAGGCCGACGTGGTACAGCATCGCCTTCAGCTGGAAGACCGTCGGCGAGTGGTAGACCGACCCGTCCTCGAGCGCGCCTCGACGGAGCTCGCCGTCGGGCGAGAGGACGCGACGCCGGACGTCCTCGGTCCCCCGGACGAACAGCTCGACGGTGAACGAGGGGTGGAGTTCGTGGAGGTAAACGACGAGGTCGACCAGCGACGGGTTCGTGATTCCGTCGTCGTGCATGTGCTGGAGTTCCTCGACGAGGAGTTCCGTCGCCGGATACTCGTAGACGACCCGGCGGGCGAGCCCGGCCCAGTCGGGCGCGAGGTCGGCGAAGCGCGTGGATTTCCGGTACCAGCCGTCGAACTCGTCGAGGGCGGCCTCGACGGAGCCGTAGCGGGACAGGGCGAAGCGGACGACCTCGCGTCCGAGCGGGCGCAGGGCGACGCCGTCGGGGCGCTCCTCGATCAGGTCGAGAAACGCCGCCCCCCGCCGGGCGTCGTCGACGGCGCCGACCACCCGGTTCTCGACCAGCAGGGCCTCGGTGGGGCCGTCGGCGTAGTGCGCGAGCGGATACCCCAGGTAGTTCTTCGGGTGGTTCAACCCGAACGACTGGTCCGCGACGCCCTGTGCGCTCGCCTGGAACCGGATCGCCGTTGCCTCCCCGCTCGTCCGGTTGCCGACGACCCGGGGCGTCTCGAGCGCCTCCACCGTCCCGTCGGGTGAGACGCCGAGGACGCCGACGTTGAGTTCCCGTGCGAGGGTTCGGTCGGTTTCCGAGACGGCGGTCGTGGGGGC
This portion of the Natronobeatus ordinarius genome encodes:
- a CDS encoding XdhC family protein, with product MTESSWSVPETEVVQRVHEQLEADGDGTDVLATIVAVEGNAYRRPGAKMLLDAAGTGVGAITAGCLEDELLRAAETVRESGRPELVTYDLMDDDDDVWGLGVGCNGIIDVLLEPLTEAYRPAVEAFDEGQDVAVCTVIEGNGSLTRGDRAYYHPDTDRFETPEADAGSIDEWPVGTLAEPAADLAARGKAATLEVDHEGRTLELFVDGLAAPPELVVFGTGHDVGPVTELAARNDFRVTVVGFRGGVDLEERFPDADRTVTTSPRSLADDLELGERTYAVVMTHNFVDDRLTVETLLETEVPYVGLMGPRERFEEMLEEFAAEGRTFDEADLETLYTPIGLDLGSGSPYGIAHSIVAELLAVHNDRVPRHLSSREGHIHERVELEVEAGE
- a CDS encoding nitrile hydratase accessory protein, producing the protein MVANESDADALAALELEGEGDEPPTFHAPWQARAFAVAVALSEDGTYEWPRFQERLVEELERAERTTSGDAEAAEDRYYRGWLAALERLLVEDAVLEAGALSERTRAFTDGDRDASEWVEGDHGHEDGHIHGHEH
- the nthA gene encoding nitrile hydratase subunit alpha; translation: MDDTDAFDVDEHASEHDPQSRARALQSLLVEEELLSSDAVDRIIATYEDEIGPLNGARVVARAWTDPDYREWLLEDAMAAASAVVDVDSDAIDVEVVANSADKHHLVVCTLCSCYPWALLGLPPTWYKTPEYRSRAVKTPRRMLREEFDVDLPGDVEIHVHDSTSELRYMVLPQRPPGTDDLGEEELVELVTRDAMIGVERLGEGA
- the nthB gene encoding nitrile hydratase subunit beta translates to MDGIHDVAGMDGFGPIPYDDGEEETFHERWEGETYAAFVATLGNGFASIDEFRHSIERMPPQLYLESSYYDRWVTALTRLLLENDAIDPDDFAALTEAFEAGEASVPEREDPDLLGELKAGVADAYDSDASTAEPAFAVGDAVVVRNDHPEGHTRCPRYVRRARGEIVADRGTHVLPDARAHGRDEGEPLYQVAFDGEELWGESAEPGLEVTLDLWESYLEPADTTN
- a CDS encoding APC family permease: MEPDPPPEAAGTVTEDATRHEGGTELERTIGLTGGLAIGVGTMIGAGIFVFPGLAAGEAGPAAAVSFAIGAVVALLVALPTSELATAMPKSGGGYYFISRGMGAVFGAIVGISLWLGLVFASAFYLVGLGEYAVATLAEAGVPVGGGSLVVLLGIAVGVGLTAMSIGGTENTATLQNVVVAVLLLLLSVFLLYGLLDAVGVFGTETVPEQFAPQGYFPILTTAALVFTSYLGFAQVATVAGEITDPGRNLPLAMVGSVLLVGGFYVLTIFVATSAIGSDALEAAGETAIVEVAREFFGLPGAVAILFAGLLATLSSANASILSASRALYAISRDAIVPPGASRINLRYGTPHVALALVGGPVIVLVGTGQTELLAEVASFLHLVMYGLICVALLVIRREDPDWYEPDFTVPGYPIVPIVGALSSFGLIAFMQPTSQVVGFLVMVGALGWYAYYARDVRLKGGFTDD
- a CDS encoding universal stress protein, translating into MTDVSPHRVLVPVEILRGEAIPEALVDALASVPVVLLGYHEVPEQTAPGQARMQFEEKAQLELETLVGAFEDAGGAVATRLVFTHDPMKTFERVAVELECDAVCLLNPAPTLERVLVPVRGDVNVTHIAELVGAVLAGGDADVTLFHVAFEDDERADGETLLESATATLLEAGVAADRILETVVVDDDPLETIVEVADDHDLVVVGESRPSIRDRIFGDPSETIAAQTISPVLVVRRPYLEMSEDEREERTEELEETADEFETGGR
- a CDS encoding universal stress protein, with the translated sequence MYQHVLVPTDGSDGTRQAVVHGATIAQRFDSTLHAISIVPEGPYGTLEGEEGEAERDAELAVEQVETEASRKGVETVTEVRRGVPDEEILSYADDHEIDMIVMGTHGRTGLDRVIVGSVTETIVRKAEVPVVTVRVKGQITVPEADDAAELALEVLAEEGYEDASVEDEPHRTSGSWIVPTETDDGRIHVHVDALSGETRLARLDQ